The following coding sequences are from one Bdellovibrionales bacterium window:
- a CDS encoding histidine phosphatase family protein, which yields MGKFLFGVRHGVAEDKVEFALRESDDSLRPLTKDGIKKLHAGFEALARLESLETILFSPWTRALQTAEILAEYFPKAQRIETTRLTPNRDHDGLIEEINKYKSPSLAIVGHEPHLSEFTSYLLTGSTRPFLSYKKGGVAKLEFETHLKKQDVHLRWLAVPRWWSPKHK from the coding sequence ATGGGAAAATTTCTTTTTGGGGTTCGACATGGGGTTGCTGAGGATAAGGTGGAGTTTGCTTTGCGCGAGAGTGATGATTCGCTTCGACCTTTAACGAAGGATGGGATTAAGAAGCTTCACGCAGGGTTTGAGGCTTTGGCTCGACTGGAATCCTTGGAGACGATTTTGTTTAGTCCTTGGACGCGAGCTTTGCAAACGGCGGAGATTTTGGCGGAGTATTTTCCTAAGGCTCAACGGATTGAGACGACACGACTGACTCCGAATAGAGATCACGATGGACTTATCGAGGAGATTAATAAATACAAGAGCCCTTCTCTAGCCATTGTTGGGCATGAGCCTCATCTCTCAGAATTTACATCTTATCTTTTGACGGGATCAACACGTCCTTTTTTGAGTTATAAAAAAGGGGGCGTCGCTAAATTGGAATTTGAGACGCATTTAAAAAAACAAGATGTCCATTTACGATGGCTCGCGGTGCCTCGATGGTGGAGTCCAAAGCACAAATAG
- a CDS encoding MerC domain-containing protein → MKNHAWVEYLGISASAICLIHCCSIPLIMMFFPFLITHESSHLWFDIVMILLISVSGITFWKGFLIHGSKKALRFACVGMPLLIFSLIFAHTMIVSVPLSVTGSALMLLAHYYNHQLCKCPH, encoded by the coding sequence ATGAAAAACCACGCTTGGGTTGAATATCTCGGGATCAGCGCTTCTGCCATCTGTCTCATTCATTGCTGTTCAATTCCCCTCATTATGATGTTCTTTCCGTTTCTCATTACCCATGAGAGTTCTCACCTTTGGTTCGACATTGTGATGATCTTATTAATCTCCGTCTCTGGGATTACATTTTGGAAAGGCTTTTTGATTCATGGCTCTAAAAAAGCACTGCGCTTTGCTTGCGTCGGTATGCCCCTCCTCATATTTAGCTTGATCTTCGCGCATACAATGATCGTGAGTGTTCCCCTCAGCGTCACCGGTAGCGCACTGATGTTATTGGCTCATTACTACAATCATCAATTGTGTAAGTGCCCTCACTAG